The proteins below are encoded in one region of Streptomyces roseirectus:
- a CDS encoding carbohydrate-binding protein — protein sequence MHQRSTRPAAPAQPVDRPVAPRVTSALASAALLTGALVALTGTAPAHAATTRYEAETSPAVCTGTIDSDWTGYSGSGFCNATNSTSGYAQFTVNAAAAGTATLNIRFANGTSAARPASLAVNGTTVQTPSFETTGAWTTWATKTLTVTLNAGSNTIRLTPTTSGGLPNVDYAEATTTDSTTPPATGAIYVSPTGTDSAAGTQSAPTTLTSAISRVTAGGTIYLRGGTYNHSATVTIPQTNSGTSSARTTLTAYPGETPVLNFSAQTESSSNRGLQLFGSYWKVYGIVVERAGDNGIYVGGSHNVIERTITRYNRDTGLQLGRIASSTPSSQWPSDNLVLSAESHDNADSDGEDADGFAAKLTTGTGNVFRYAVAHNNIDDGWDLYTKPDTGPIGPVTIEDSLSYNNGTLSDGTVNSNGDRNGYKLGGDDIAVDHVVRRSIAYRNGKHGFTYNSNPGSMTVSNNLSIDNTQRNYSWDAGTSVFRSNTSCRYNVSGSNDKTIGNADSTNQFWTGTNGSRCASSWSGALRWSFASDGKLVVTLGGVTVTL from the coding sequence ATGCACCAGCGATCGACGAGACCAGCCGCCCCCGCACAACCGGTGGACCGCCCGGTAGCCCCACGGGTAACTTCCGCTCTCGCCTCCGCCGCCCTCCTCACCGGCGCCCTCGTGGCGCTCACCGGCACCGCGCCGGCCCACGCCGCGACCACCCGCTACGAGGCCGAGACCTCGCCCGCGGTCTGCACCGGCACGATCGACTCCGACTGGACCGGCTACTCCGGCAGCGGCTTCTGCAACGCGACCAACTCCACCAGCGGCTATGCCCAGTTCACGGTGAACGCGGCCGCCGCCGGAACCGCGACGCTCAACATCCGCTTCGCGAACGGCACTTCGGCCGCCCGCCCCGCCTCCCTCGCCGTCAACGGGACGACGGTCCAGACGCCGTCCTTCGAGACGACCGGCGCCTGGACGACGTGGGCCACCAAGACGCTGACCGTCACCCTCAACGCGGGCAGCAACACGATCCGGCTGACCCCTACGACCTCCGGGGGACTACCCAACGTCGACTACGCGGAGGCGACTACCACCGACTCGACGACACCGCCCGCGACCGGCGCCATCTACGTCTCCCCGACCGGCACCGACAGCGCGGCCGGCACGCAGTCCGCGCCCACGACACTCACCTCGGCGATCAGCCGCGTCACCGCGGGCGGCACGATCTACCTCCGTGGAGGGACGTACAACCACTCCGCCACGGTGACGATCCCCCAGACCAACAGCGGCACCTCGTCGGCCCGTACGACCCTGACGGCGTATCCGGGTGAGACCCCGGTGCTCAACTTCTCGGCACAGACCGAGAGTTCGTCCAACCGCGGGCTCCAGCTCTTCGGGTCGTACTGGAAGGTCTACGGGATCGTCGTCGAGCGGGCCGGGGACAACGGGATCTACGTCGGCGGCAGCCACAACGTCATCGAGCGGACGATCACCCGCTACAACCGTGACACCGGGCTCCAGTTGGGCCGGATCGCCTCCTCCACGCCGAGCAGCCAGTGGCCCTCGGACAACCTGGTCCTCAGCGCCGAGTCCCACGACAACGCCGACTCCGACGGCGAGGACGCGGACGGCTTCGCGGCGAAGCTGACGACCGGCACCGGGAACGTCTTCCGCTACGCCGTCGCCCACAACAACATCGACGACGGCTGGGACCTCTACACCAAGCCCGACACGGGTCCGATCGGCCCGGTCACCATCGAGGACTCGCTGTCGTACAACAACGGCACGCTCTCCGACGGCACCGTCAACTCCAACGGCGACCGCAACGGGTACAAGCTCGGCGGCGACGACATCGCGGTGGACCACGTCGTGCGGCGCAGCATCGCCTACCGCAACGGCAAGCACGGGTTCACCTACAACAGCAACCCGGGCTCGATGACCGTCTCGAACAACCTCAGCATCGACAACACCCAGCGCAACTACAGCTGGGACGCGGGGACTTCGGTGTTCCGCTCCAACACGTCCTGCCGGTACAACGTCAGCGGCTCCAACGACAAGACGATCGGGAACGCGGACAGCACGAACCAGTTCTGGACCGGCACCAACGGCTCGCGCTGCGCGTCGAGTTGGTCGGGCGCGCTGCGCTGGTCCTTCGCCTCGGACGGCAAGCTGGTGGTGACGCTGGGCGGGGTGACCGTCACGCTGTGA
- a CDS encoding LLM class F420-dependent oxidoreductase: MTTNSNPAPLSLGTYGVWRFGSSSPELAVELEALGFSALWLGNPSVSEFDGIERMLDATETLVVATGIVNIWANPAQEVARGYHRIVERHPDRFLLGVGAGHRENTQEYTRPYQALNDYLDVLDEAEVPVSRRVLAALGPRVTRLSMERAVGAHPYLVPPEHTRRAREILGEGPLLVTEQKVVVDPDPVRARELAVESVGVYLGLSNYTNNLRKLGYSDEDFVAPGSDRLLGDLVTQGGPEAAAAGLRAHAEAGADHVVAQVLGAGEGAEGYRKLAEALALK; this comes from the coding sequence ATGACGACGAACAGCAACCCCGCACCCCTCAGCCTCGGTACGTACGGCGTCTGGCGCTTCGGCAGTTCATCCCCTGAGCTGGCCGTCGAGTTGGAAGCGCTCGGCTTCAGCGCGCTGTGGCTCGGCAACCCCTCGGTCTCCGAATTCGACGGTATCGAGCGGATGTTGGACGCCACCGAGACCCTGGTGGTCGCGACCGGGATCGTGAACATCTGGGCCAACCCGGCGCAGGAGGTGGCTCGCGGGTATCACCGGATCGTCGAACGGCACCCGGACCGCTTCCTGTTGGGCGTCGGCGCCGGGCACCGGGAGAACACGCAGGAGTACACCCGGCCCTACCAGGCGCTCAACGACTATCTGGACGTGCTGGACGAGGCCGAAGTCCCGGTCAGTCGCCGGGTGTTGGCGGCGCTCGGGCCCAGGGTGACGCGGCTGTCCATGGAGCGGGCCGTCGGAGCGCACCCCTACCTCGTACCGCCGGAGCACACCCGCCGGGCGCGCGAAATCCTCGGTGAGGGGCCTCTGTTGGTGACCGAGCAGAAGGTCGTGGTCGACCCGGATCCGGTGCGGGCGCGTGAACTGGCCGTCGAGAGCGTGGGGGTGTACCTCGGGCTCAGCAACTACACCAACAACCTGCGCAAGTTGGGGTACTCCGACGAGGACTTCGTCGCGCCGGGGAGTGATCGGCTCCTCGGGGATCTGGTGACGCAGGGTGGACCGGAGGCGGCGGCTGCGGGACTGCGTGCGCACGCCGAGGCGGGGGCCGATCATGTGGTGGCGCAGGTACTGGGGGCGGGGGAAGGGGCGGAGGGGTACCGGAAGTTGGCGGAGGCTCTGGCACTGAAGTGA
- a CDS encoding HelD family protein translates to MADELELEASLRHERAHHDRCRTAFAAMVDGADEQVVVGEDVSASGADAEVLGYQLRSHAKALRELPEGPLFFGRLDFEDGRAHYVGRVRVSERPADPPLVVDWRAPVSRAFYQASVRDPQGVDVRRRFGWAPGSRGESGDLTGLEDERLGVLRVSRGEAGAGGVGGGGAGLGEAGVGETGVGEAGVGEAGPGDLLTRELERPRVGPMRDIAATIQPEQDDLVRAGLGDSVCVQGAPGTGKTAVGLHRAAYLLYTYPRRIERAGLLILGPNRTFLAYISEVLPALGETGVRQSTLTELVGRHPVTGTDPRATAVVKHDPRMAEVLRRALYGRVRADDAEGAVVQEGSYRWRVPAGEVAEIVRGVLDEAPPYEVGRERVRTRIVVRMREQAERRSGTRNGSWVRRVERAVGGCVDAVWPKARAEEVVYELLRGGPELADLADGLLSAEEQADLVWARPPRSWKSARWSAADLVLLDEVSGLIAHPAGYGHIVVDEAQDLSPMECRAIARRAEFGSLTVLGDLAQGTTAWAARSWSGQLCHLGKPEAAVVPLTVGFRVPAVVLELANRVRGRLEVSVPAARSLRGGGEVRVTRCEGDLYAGVLEAVRRALKEEGSVGVVVADAELPLFQGVSGERVEVVAAGVVKGLEYDHVVVVEPAAIVEGEERGWHRLYVVLTRAVSRLEVVHGRELPW, encoded by the coding sequence ATGGCTGACGAGCTTGAGCTAGAGGCATCCCTACGACACGAACGCGCCCACCACGACCGCTGCCGGACGGCCTTCGCGGCGATGGTCGACGGCGCTGACGAGCAGGTCGTCGTCGGTGAGGACGTCTCCGCGTCCGGTGCCGACGCGGAGGTCCTCGGGTACCAACTACGCAGTCACGCCAAGGCGTTGCGCGAGCTGCCGGAGGGGCCGCTGTTCTTCGGGCGGCTCGACTTCGAGGACGGGCGGGCGCATTACGTGGGGCGGGTGCGGGTGAGTGAGCGGCCTGCGGATCCGCCGTTGGTGGTGGACTGGCGGGCGCCGGTCTCGCGGGCGTTCTATCAGGCGTCGGTGCGGGATCCACAGGGTGTGGATGTGCGGCGGCGGTTCGGGTGGGCGCCGGGGAGCCGGGGGGAGTCGGGGGATCTGACGGGGCTGGAGGATGAGCGGCTGGGGGTACTACGGGTCTCACGGGGTGAGGCGGGCGCCGGGGGAGTGGGTGGTGGTGGGGCGGGGCTTGGTGAAGCGGGCGTCGGCGAAACGGGGGTCGGTGAAGCGGGCGTCGGTGAAGCGGGGCCAGGGGATCTGCTCACCCGTGAGCTGGAACGTCCCCGCGTCGGGCCCATGCGGGACATCGCCGCGACGATCCAGCCCGAGCAGGACGACCTCGTGCGCGCCGGGCTCGGTGACTCCGTCTGCGTGCAGGGTGCTCCTGGTACAGGGAAGACGGCCGTCGGGCTGCATCGCGCGGCGTACCTCCTCTACACGTACCCGCGGCGGATCGAGCGCGCAGGTCTGCTGATCCTCGGCCCCAACCGCACCTTCCTCGCCTACATCTCCGAGGTGCTGCCCGCCCTCGGCGAGACCGGCGTCCGGCAGTCGACCCTCACGGAGCTGGTCGGCCGTCACCCGGTCACGGGCACCGACCCGCGTGCCACCGCCGTCGTCAAGCACGACCCGCGCATGGCGGAGGTGCTGCGCCGGGCCCTGTACGGCAGGGTCCGCGCGGACGACGCGGAGGGTGCCGTAGTCCAGGAGGGGTCGTACCGGTGGCGGGTACCCGCGGGGGAGGTCGCCGAGATCGTGCGCGGCGTGCTCGACGAGGCTCCGCCGTACGAGGTCGGCCGCGAGCGGGTCCGCACACGCATCGTCGTCCGGATGCGCGAGCAGGCCGAGCGGCGGAGCGGGACGCGGAACGGCTCCTGGGTACGACGGGTCGAGCGGGCGGTCGGCGGGTGCGTGGACGCGGTGTGGCCGAAGGCGCGGGCGGAGGAGGTCGTGTACGAACTCCTGCGGGGTGGACCGGAGTTGGCGGATCTCGCGGACGGCTTGCTGTCGGCGGAGGAGCAGGCGGACCTGGTCTGGGCACGTCCGCCGCGCTCCTGGAAGTCGGCTCGCTGGTCCGCCGCCGATCTGGTCCTTCTGGACGAGGTCTCAGGTCTGATCGCGCATCCCGCGGGGTACGGGCACATCGTCGTCGACGAGGCGCAGGACCTGTCCCCCATGGAGTGCCGTGCCATCGCCCGGCGCGCGGAGTTCGGGTCCCTGACGGTACTGGGGGATCTTGCCCAGGGGACGACCGCCTGGGCCGCTCGGTCCTGGTCCGGGCAGCTCTGTCATCTCGGCAAGCCCGAGGCCGCCGTGGTGCCGCTCACCGTCGGGTTCCGGGTACCCGCTGTGGTGCTGGAGCTGGCGAACCGGGTGAGGGGGCGGCTGGAGGTCTCGGTGCCGGCGGCTCGGTCGCTGCGTGGGGGTGGGGAGGTGCGGGTCACTCGTTGTGAAGGCGACCTGTACGCCGGGGTGTTGGAGGCCGTTCGGCGGGCTCTGAAGGAGGAGGGGTCGGTGGGGGTGGTGGTCGCGGATGCGGAACTCCCTTTGTTCCAGGGGGTTTCGGGGGAGCGGGTCGAGGTGGTTGCGGCGGGGGTGGTGAAGGGGCTGGAGTACGACCATGTGGTGGTCGTCGAGCCGGCGGCGATCGTGGAGGGGGAGGAGCGGGGGTGGCATCGGTTGTATGTGGTGTTGACCAGGGCGGTTTCTCGGTTGGAGGTGGTGCATGGGAGGGAGTTGCCTTGGTGA
- a CDS encoding GbsR/MarR family transcriptional regulator — MPGGRLTQPERQQIALGLADGLAYAEIARRLDRPTSTVTREVMRNGGPHSYRADLAHRATEQRAHRRKKSAPRTPGVSPGVDGRDAEAVREYEDAFATLFTQQGLPNMTSRVLAALYVTDSGSLTAAELAGRLAISAASVSKAIAFLEVQGLVRREREPDGRRRERYVVDDDVMYQSTMASAKATAYLGDVARQGVGVLGVGTPAATRLENMARFMDFVSESIARAADQAREVLYTKPDTPSTSE, encoded by the coding sequence ATGCCGGGAGGCAGGCTCACTCAGCCGGAGCGTCAGCAGATCGCGCTGGGGCTGGCCGATGGACTCGCGTACGCGGAGATCGCGCGGCGCCTCGACCGTCCGACCTCGACGGTCACGCGCGAGGTGATGCGCAATGGCGGCCCCCACTCGTACCGCGCGGACCTCGCTCACCGCGCGACCGAGCAGCGCGCTCACCGTCGCAAGAAGTCCGCGCCCCGAACGCCCGGTGTTTCGCCGGGAGTTGACGGGCGTGACGCGGAGGCGGTGCGCGAGTACGAGGACGCGTTCGCGACGCTGTTCACGCAGCAGGGGCTGCCCAATATGACGTCCCGGGTGCTGGCCGCGCTTTATGTCACCGACAGCGGCAGTCTCACCGCCGCCGAACTCGCCGGGCGGCTCGCGATCAGCGCGGCGTCCGTGTCCAAGGCGATCGCGTTCCTTGAGGTGCAGGGGTTGGTGCGGCGGGAGCGGGAGCCGGACGGGCGGCGGCGGGAGCGGTATGTCGTCGACGATGACGTGATGTACCAGTCGACGATGGCGAGCGCCAAGGCCACGGCGTATCTGGGGGACGTCGCGCGGCAGGGGGTAGGGGTACTAGGGGTCGGGACGCCGGCCGCTACGCGGCTGGAGAACATGGCTCGGTTCATGGACTTCGTGTCGGAGAGCATTGCGCGGGCGGCTGATCAGGCGCGGGAGGTGCTGTATACGAAGCCTGATACCCCTAGTACCTCGGAGTGA
- a CDS encoding DUF4097 family beta strand repeat-containing protein gives MHTFTTPTPITTHITLPAGRIQLIAADRTDTTVTIRPANPTKTRDQKTADQITATYDNTTNTLRIEAPEPKNALLGHTGAVEITVQLPTGSHLHATTDATELRGVGRLGTVTHTGGYRTVKLDEADNAHLTAHDADMTIKRLTGPAHLTTQRGTLHITEATTGALTLTTQQGDIHIGTTPTTNATLDASTGHGRIANSLKNNGNPTLTITATTTHGNITAHTL, from the coding sequence ATGCACACCTTCACCACCCCCACCCCCATCACCACCCACATCACCCTCCCCGCCGGCCGCATCCAGCTCATCGCCGCCGACCGCACCGACACCACCGTCACCATCCGCCCCGCCAACCCCACCAAGACCCGCGACCAGAAGACCGCCGACCAGATCACCGCCACCTACGACAACACCACCAACACCCTGCGCATCGAAGCCCCCGAACCGAAGAACGCCCTCCTCGGCCACACCGGCGCCGTCGAGATCACCGTCCAGCTCCCCACCGGCTCCCACCTCCACGCCACCACCGACGCCACCGAACTCCGCGGCGTCGGCCGCCTCGGCACCGTCACCCACACCGGCGGATACCGCACCGTCAAACTCGACGAAGCCGACAACGCCCACCTCACCGCCCACGACGCCGACATGACCATCAAACGCCTCACTGGCCCCGCCCACCTCACCACCCAACGCGGCACCCTCCACATCACCGAAGCCACCACCGGCGCCCTCACCCTCACCACCCAGCAGGGCGACATCCACATCGGCACCACCCCCACCACCAACGCCACCCTCGACGCCTCCACCGGCCACGGCCGCATCGCCAACTCCCTCAAGAACAACGGCAACCCCACCCTCACCATCACCGCCACCACCACCCACGGCAACATCACCGCCCACACCCTCTGA
- a CDS encoding ATP-binding cassette domain-containing protein — MTELAISATGLRKSYGDKTVLDGVDIAVPQGTVFALLGPNGAGKTTAVKILSTLISADDGQARIAGHQLGAGAAESQAVRRAIGVTGQFSAVDGLITGEENMLLMADLHHLSKREGREVAAELLARFDLTEAASKPASTYSGGMKRRLDIAMTLVGSPRIIFLDEPTTGLDPRSRHNMWQIIRELVADGVTVFLTTQYLEEADELADNIAVLNGGRIVAEGSAAELKRLVPGGHVRLRFTDPASYQSAVSLFEEASRDDDSLTLRIPSDGGQRQLRAFLDQLDTAAIEAEELTVHTPDLDDVFFALTEHGEPEHVSP, encoded by the coding sequence ATGACCGAACTCGCCATCTCCGCAACCGGGTTGCGCAAGTCCTACGGCGACAAGACCGTGTTGGACGGCGTCGACATAGCCGTACCGCAGGGCACCGTCTTCGCCCTGCTCGGCCCGAACGGCGCGGGCAAGACCACCGCCGTGAAGATCCTGTCCACCCTGATCAGCGCGGACGACGGACAGGCGCGGATCGCCGGGCACCAACTCGGCGCCGGCGCCGCCGAGTCGCAGGCCGTGCGCCGGGCGATCGGCGTCACCGGGCAGTTCTCCGCCGTCGACGGACTCATCACCGGCGAGGAGAACATGCTCCTCATGGCGGACCTGCACCACCTCTCCAAGCGGGAGGGCCGCGAGGTCGCCGCCGAACTCCTCGCCCGCTTCGACCTCACCGAGGCCGCGAGCAAGCCCGCGTCGACCTACTCCGGCGGCATGAAGCGCCGGCTCGACATCGCCATGACCCTCGTCGGCAGCCCCCGCATCATCTTCCTCGACGAGCCGACGACCGGCCTCGACCCGCGTTCCCGGCACAACATGTGGCAGATCATCCGGGAGTTGGTGGCCGACGGTGTCACCGTCTTCCTCACGACGCAGTACCTGGAGGAGGCCGACGAACTCGCCGACAACATCGCGGTGTTGAACGGCGGACGCATCGTCGCGGAAGGCAGCGCCGCGGAGTTGAAGCGCCTGGTCCCCGGCGGCCACGTCCGACTCAGGTTCACCGACCCGGCGTCGTACCAGAGTGCGGTCAGTCTCTTCGAGGAGGCGTCCAGGGACGACGACTCACTCACCCTCCGCATCCCGAGCGACGGCGGACAGCGCCAACTCCGCGCGTTCCTCGACCAGTTGGACACGGCCGCCATCGAGGCCGAGGAACTGACCGTCCACACGCCCGACTTGGACGACGTCTTCTTCGCCCTGACGGAACACGGCGAGCCCGAGCACGTCAGCCCCTGA
- a CDS encoding ABC transporter permease, producing MSASLALRDCTTMLRRNLLHARRYPSLTLNLLLTPIMLLLLFVYIFGDAMSAGVGGGDRADYIAYIVPGLLLMTIGSTTIGTAVSVSNDMTEGIIARFRTMAIHRGSVIVGHVIGSVLQSVASVVLVGAVGVAIGFRSTDASPVEWLAAFGLLVLFATALTWIAVGMGLVSPNAEAASNNAMPLILLPLLSSAFVPVDTMPGWFQPIAEYQPFTPAIETLRGLLLGTEIGNNGWIAVGWCLALTVLGYRWSTARFDQDPK from the coding sequence ATGAGCGCGTCCCTCGCCCTCCGCGACTGCACCACCATGCTCCGCCGCAACCTCCTACACGCCCGCCGCTACCCCTCCCTCACCCTCAACCTCCTCCTCACCCCGATCATGCTGCTCCTCCTGTTCGTCTACATCTTCGGCGACGCGATGAGCGCCGGCGTCGGCGGCGGCGACCGCGCGGACTACATCGCGTACATCGTCCCCGGCCTGCTGCTGATGACCATCGGCAGCACCACGATCGGCACGGCCGTCTCCGTCTCGAACGACATGACGGAAGGCATCATCGCCCGCTTCCGCACGATGGCGATCCACAGAGGTTCCGTGATCGTCGGGCACGTCATCGGCAGCGTGCTCCAGTCGGTCGCCAGCGTGGTCCTCGTCGGCGCGGTCGGCGTGGCCATCGGGTTCCGGTCGACCGACGCGAGCCCCGTGGAATGGCTCGCCGCGTTCGGGCTGCTGGTGCTGTTCGCGACGGCGCTCACCTGGATCGCCGTCGGCATGGGCCTCGTCAGCCCCAACGCCGAGGCCGCGAGCAACAACGCGATGCCGCTGATCCTGCTGCCGCTGCTGTCCAGCGCGTTCGTGCCGGTCGACACGATGCCGGGCTGGTTCCAGCCGATCGCCGAGTACCAGCCCTTCACGCCGGCGATCGAGACGCTGCGGGGTCTGCTGCTGGGCACGGAGATCGGCAACAACGGCTGGATCGCCGTCGGTTGGTGCCTCGCGTTGACGGTGCTGGGTTACCGCTGGTCGACGGCGAGGTTCGACCAGGACCCCAAGTAG
- a CDS encoding TetR family transcriptional regulator yields the protein MSESGLRERKKQRMYRDVSDIAVRMFIERGFDEVSVAEVAAAAEISKPTLFRYFPAKEDLVLHRLADHEREAAEVVTEGRAAGLAPVEALRRHFLAGLRAEDPITGLNDHPNVRAFYALLYGTPALVARLYGFLERSEGALADVLGGDLAARLAAGQLIAVRRILAQENWRRIAEGETVAEVRGDAVAAAEGAFGVLEGAVGRLLERG from the coding sequence ATGAGTGAGAGCGGGTTGCGGGAGCGCAAGAAACAGCGGATGTACCGGGATGTGTCGGACATCGCGGTGCGGATGTTCATCGAACGCGGGTTCGACGAGGTGTCCGTCGCGGAGGTCGCCGCCGCGGCGGAGATCTCGAAGCCGACGCTGTTCCGGTACTTCCCGGCGAAGGAGGACCTGGTCCTGCACCGGCTCGCGGACCACGAGCGGGAGGCGGCGGAGGTGGTGACCGAGGGACGGGCGGCCGGGCTCGCGCCGGTGGAGGCGCTGCGGCGGCACTTCCTGGCGGGGCTGCGGGCCGAGGATCCGATCACGGGGCTCAACGATCACCCCAACGTCCGTGCTTTCTATGCCCTGTTGTACGGAACGCCGGCGCTTGTCGCGCGGCTGTACGGGTTCCTCGAACGGTCCGAGGGCGCCCTCGCCGACGTCCTCGGTGGGGATCTCGCGGCGCGGCTCGCGGCCGGACAACTCATCGCCGTCCGGCGGATCCTGGCGCAGGAGAACTGGCGGCGGATCGCGGAGGGGGAGACGGTGGCGGAGGTCCGGGGGGACGCGGTGGCGGCGGCGGAGGGGGCGTTCGGGGTGTTGGAGGGGGCTGTGGGGCGGTTGTTGGAGCGAGGGTGA
- a CDS encoding phosphotransferase — MIEPSAALSSFVEDARNKAPVASGHHNDNYVCKLPESLARRLGQEPGTTVLVRVRRRSALPVVIRTWQDEGAILKAVLPHLPHVPTCLLRAEDFSVHSYVNGVPLSTVCGNGKLVDSRLVSALTGLLTQMTRVRRTALPPLPSGWPTHGSDSQAFLKTLAREADRQVRMPNWREFGGLFSSLGVPEDALTRFAERVPAMARRPYSLLHTDLHRDNLILPYASQDGGLVSVDWELATFGDPLQDLATHLVRMRYPAQQWDEVIGSWESAMRGARPAAVTGFDTDLRHYLDFERAQSLYPDVMRAARWLEASFTQRDLDRATREVERALQTAERPLRLRGLPGREEIERALFRWHAARHGGDVNGRDWLGKAFDWRLDTERVPLTPEFGTDQVKAVLLAEGAAGADQVFKGASHLNTVVEVAGVGFPVVVRRQLPDVRRRERRPLYEHAVLRAIHESRVPVRAPRTLALGESYRDDPFAIHTYAGPDPERVPRHPVDGLRPYEADALVDQLCALTEVDWRSLDPGAEDRDFYGQLTESLVGLVWELPEETTQLAREVGLPDGHRLEELLLRHRVTRRAPSLLHGDLNPWNLVRRQDSAEFTIIDWELALVGDPLYDLVRHMHLTPTKQAIRERMFGRWEKRLGGERVVGWESDWLVYRWLEIVRSAYIDLDRLVSREALEAPNVRRAVDSYGETLKAALEVLGLPVPRAANPYLGLALAG, encoded by the coding sequence GTGATCGAGCCCAGCGCCGCCTTGTCGTCGTTCGTCGAGGACGCCAGGAACAAGGCCCCGGTCGCCAGCGGCCATCACAACGACAACTACGTCTGCAAACTTCCGGAGTCGCTGGCGCGGAGGCTGGGCCAGGAGCCCGGGACGACCGTGCTGGTGCGGGTCAGGCGCCGCTCCGCCCTGCCCGTGGTGATCCGGACGTGGCAGGACGAGGGCGCGATCCTGAAGGCCGTCCTCCCGCATCTGCCGCACGTGCCGACCTGCCTGCTGCGGGCCGAGGACTTCAGCGTCCACAGCTATGTGAACGGCGTGCCGCTGTCCACCGTCTGCGGGAACGGCAAACTCGTGGACAGTCGGCTCGTGTCGGCGCTGACCGGCCTGCTGACCCAGATGACGAGGGTGCGCCGCACGGCGCTGCCCCCGCTGCCGAGCGGCTGGCCCACGCACGGATCCGACAGCCAGGCGTTCCTCAAAACCCTTGCCAGAGAGGCCGACCGGCAGGTCCGGATGCCCAACTGGCGTGAGTTCGGCGGCCTGTTCAGCTCGCTCGGGGTCCCGGAGGACGCCCTGACCCGCTTCGCGGAGCGCGTCCCGGCGATGGCGCGGCGGCCGTACAGCCTCCTGCACACCGACCTGCACCGCGACAACCTGATCCTGCCGTACGCCTCGCAGGACGGCGGACTCGTCAGCGTCGACTGGGAACTCGCCACGTTCGGCGACCCGTTGCAGGACCTCGCGACACACCTCGTCCGCATGCGTTACCCGGCGCAGCAGTGGGACGAGGTGATCGGCTCCTGGGAGTCGGCGATGCGCGGCGCGCGGCCCGCCGCGGTGACCGGGTTCGACACCGATCTGCGGCACTACCTCGACTTCGAACGGGCGCAGTCCCTCTACCCGGACGTCATGCGCGCCGCCCGCTGGCTGGAGGCGTCGTTCACGCAGCGCGACCTCGACCGGGCGACCCGCGAGGTCGAACGGGCCCTCCAGACAGCCGAACGGCCCCTGCGGCTACGGGGGTTGCCGGGGCGCGAGGAGATCGAGCGCGCCCTGTTCCGCTGGCACGCGGCCCGGCACGGTGGCGACGTCAACGGACGGGACTGGCTGGGCAAGGCGTTCGACTGGCGCCTGGACACCGAACGCGTCCCGCTCACACCGGAGTTCGGGACGGACCAGGTGAAGGCGGTGCTCCTCGCGGAGGGCGCGGCCGGAGCGGACCAGGTGTTCAAGGGTGCCTCGCACCTCAACACCGTCGTCGAGGTGGCCGGCGTCGGCTTCCCGGTCGTCGTCCGGCGCCAACTGCCCGACGTGCGGCGGCGGGAGCGGCGTCCGCTGTACGAACACGCCGTGCTGCGGGCGATCCACGAGTCGCGGGTGCCGGTGCGGGCGCCCAGGACCCTTGCGCTCGGGGAGAGTTACCGCGACGACCCGTTCGCGATCCACACGTACGCCGGACCCGACCCCGAACGGGTGCCCCGCCATCCGGTCGACGGGCTGCGGCCGTACGAGGCGGACGCGCTGGTGGACCAGTTGTGCGCGCTGACGGAGGTGGACTGGCGGTCGCTCGATCCGGGAGCCGAAGACCGGGATTTCTACGGGCAGTTGACCGAGTCGCTGGTTGGGCTCGTGTGGGAACTTCCCGAGGAGACCACGCAGTTGGCCAGGGAGGTCGGGCTGCCCGACGGGCATCGGTTGGAGGAGTTGCTGCTGCGTCATCGCGTGACGCGCCGGGCTCCTTCCCTTCTGCACGGAGACCTCAACCCCTGGAACCTCGTGCGGCGCCAGGACTCCGCCGAATTCACCATCATCGACTGGGAGTTGGCGCTGGTCGGGGATCCGCTCTACGACCTGGTGCGGCACATGCATCTCACGCCCACCAAACAGGCCATCAGGGAACGGATGTTCGGGCGGTGGGAGAAACGTCTCGGTGGGGAGCGGGTGGTGGGGTGGGAGAGCGACTGGCTGGTGTACCGGTGGCTGGAGATCGTGCGGTCGGCGTACATCGACCTGGATCGGCTGGTGAGTCGGGAGGCGTTGGAGGCGCCGAACGTGCGCAGGGCGGTCGATTCGTACGGGGAGACGTTGAAGGCCGCGCTGGAGGTGCTGGGGCTGCCGGTGCCGAGGGCGGCCAATCCTTATCTGGGGCTCGCGCTGGCCGGTTAG